In Shewanella psychrotolerans, the genomic stretch CTGTTCTGAGAGGATGATCAGCCACACTGGGACTGAGACACGGCCCAGACTCCTACGGGAGGCAGCAGTGGGGAATATTGCACAATGGGCGCAAGCCTGATGCAGCCATGCCGCGTGTGTGAAGAAGGCCTTCGGGTTGTAAAGCACTTTCAGCGAGGAGGAAAGCTTAAGCGTTAATAGCGTTTAGGTGTGACGTTACTCGCAGAAGAAGGACCGGCTAACTTCGTGCCAGCAGCCGCGGTAATACGAGGGGTCCAAGCGTTAATCGGAATTACTGGGCGTAAAGCGTACGCAGGCGGTTTGTTAAGCGAGATGTGAAAGCCCCGGGCTCAACCTGGGAACTGCATTTCGAACTGGCAGACTAGAGTCTTGTAGAGGGGGGTAGAATTTCAGGTGTAGCGGTGAAATGCGTAGAGATCTGAAGGAATACCGGTGGCGAAGGCGGCCCCCTGGACAAAGACTGACGCTCATGTACGAAAGCGTGGGGAGCAAACAGGATTAGATACCCTGGTAGTCCACGCCGTAAACGATGTCTACTCGGAATTTGGTGTCTTGAACACTGGGTTCTCAAGCTAACGCATTAAGTAGACCGCCTGGGGAGTACGGCCGCAAGGTTAAAACTCAAATGAATTGACGGGGGCCCGCACAAGCGGTGGAGCATGTGGTTTAATTCGATGCAACGCGAAGAACCTTACCTACTCTTGACATCCACAGAATTTGGTAGAGATACCTTAGTGCCTTCGGGAACTGTGAGACAGGTGCTGCATGGCTGTCGTCAGCTCGTGTTGTGAAATGTTGGGTTAAGTCCCGCAACGAGCGCAACCCTTATCCTTATTTGCCAGCACGTAATGGTGGGAACTTTAGGGAGACTGCCGGTGATAAACCGGAGGAAGGTGGGGACGACGTCAAGTCATCATGGCCCTTACGAGTAGGGCTACACACGTGCTACAATGGCAAGTACAGAGGGTTGCAAAGCCGCGAGGTGGAGCTAATCTCACAAAGCTTGTCGTAGTCCGGATTGGAGTCTGCAACTCGACTCCATGAAGTCGGAATCGCTAGTAATCGTGGATCAGAATGCCACGGTGAATACGTTCCCGGGCCTTGTACACACCGCCCGTCACACCATGGGAGTGGGCTGCACCAGAAGTAGATAGCTTAACCTTCGGGAGGGCGTTTACCACGGTGTGGTTCATGACTGGGGTGAAGTCGTAACAAGGTAGCCCTAGGGGAACCTGGGGCTGGATCACCTCCTTACCTATACGACTAACTTAATGTTTGTTGAGTGTTCACACAGATAACTTGTTCTTGTTAGAGCAGGTGGCACGTCTTAACGGCGATGCTTGTTCTTTAAAAATTTGGAAAGCTGATAGTGTTGATGTGAAAGGGACTGTAATTACTTACATTGTAGGTGGTTATGGTTTGTAGCATTGACGCGAAAATTAAAATTGAGTTCTCAAACACTTAAATCAAGTGCCGAATCATTACCTTTAATTAGGATGATGATTCATGAGTATTCTTTTGGCGAAAGTAAACACCATTAGTTACGATACAACGTCCGAGCTTACCCGCTTGGATAGGATGTGATTTGTAGACATTAGTTTATGAAACTCATTTGGGTTGTATGGTTAAGTGACTAAGCGTATACGGTGGATGCCTTGGCAGTCAGAGGCGATGAAGGACGTAGTAACTTGCGAAAAGCGTTGGCGAGCTAGTAACAAGCATTTGAGCTAACGATGTCCGAATGGGGAAACCCGGCAGCATAAGCTGTCATCATTAAGTGAATACATAGCTTAATGAGGCGAACGAGGGGAACTGAAACATCTAAGTACCCTCAGGAAAAGAAATCAACCGAGATTCCCCTAGTAGCGGCGAGCGAACGGGGATTAGCCCTTAAGCGTAGAGGGTGTTAGTGGAATGTGTTGGAAAGCACAGCGGCACAGGGTGATAGCCCCGTACATGAAAACTAACTTTACGTGAAAACGAGTAGGACGGGACACGTGACATCTTGTCTGAACATGGGGGGACCATCCTCCAAGGCTAAATACTCCTGACTGACCGATAGTGAACCAGTACCGTGAGGGAAAGGCGAAAAGAACCCCTGTGAGGGGAGTGAAATAGAACCTGAAACCGTATACGTACAAGCAGTGGGAGCGGTTCTTGAGACCGTGACTGCGTACCTTTTGTATAATGGGTCAGCGACTTACATTTTGTAGCGAGGTTAAGCGAATAGCGGAGCCGTAGGGAAACCGAGTGTTAACTGCGCGTTTAGTTGCAAGGTGTAGACCCGAAACCCGGTGATCTAGCCATGGGCAGGTTGAAGGTTGAGTAACATCAACTGGAGGACCGAACACACGTATGTTGAAAAATGCGGTGATGACTTGTGGCTGGGGGTGAAAGGCCAATCAAACCGGGAGATATCTGGTTCTCCTCGAAAGCTATTTAGGTAGCGCCTCGAGCGAATACCATTGGGGGTAGAGCACTGTTAAGGCTAGGGGGTCATCCCGACTTACCAACCCTTTGCAAACTCCGAATACCAATGAGTACTACTCGGGAGACACACGGCGGGTGCTAACGTCCGTCGTGAAAAGGGAAACAACCCAGACCATCAGCTAAGGTCCCAAAGTTATTGCTAAGTGGGAAACGATGTGGGAAGGCTTAGACAGCTAGGATGTTGGCTTAGAAGCAGCCATCATTTAAAGAAAGCGTAATAGCTCACTAGTCGAGTCGGCCTGCGCGGAAGATTTAACGGGGCTAAGCAATACACCGAAGCTATGGGTACTAGCGCTTGCGCTAGTGCGGTAGAGGAGCGTTCTGTAAGCCGTTGAAGGTGAAGGGGTAACCCACGCTGGAGGTATCAGAAGTGCGAATGCTGACATGAGTAACGATAATGGGGGTGAAAAACCCCCACGCCGAAAGACCAAGGGTTCCTGTCCAATGTTAATCAGGGCAGGGTGAGTCGACCCCTAAGGCGAGGCCGAAAGGCGTAGTCGATGGGAAACAGGTTAATATTCCTGTACTTCTGCTAACTGCGATGGAGAGACGGAGAAGGCTAGGCTAGCGCGGCGTTGGTTGTCCGCGTTTAAGGCAGTAGGTGGTGCACTTAGGCAAATCCGGGTGCACATACACTGAGAGTTGATGACGAGGTTCTACGGAACTGAAGTAGTTGATGCCATGCTTCCAGGAAAATCTTCTAAGCTTCAGGTTAGCAGGAATCGTACCCCAAACCGACACAGGTGGTTGGGTAGAGAATACCAAGGCGCTTGAGAGAACTCGGCTGAAGGAACTAGGCAAAATGGTACCGTAACTTCGGGAGAAGGTACGCTCCTGTTGGTGATGAGACTTGCTCTCTAAGCTGACGGGAGTCGCAGATACCAGGTGGCTGCAACTGTTTATCAAAAACACAGCACTGTGCAAACTCGCAAGAGGAAGTATACGGTGTGACGCCTGCCCGGTGCCGGAAGGTTAATTGATTGGGTTATCTTCGGAGAAGCTCATGATCGAAGCCCCGGTAAACGGCGGCCGTAACTATAACGGTCCTAAGGTAGCGAAATTCCTTGTCGGGTAAGTTCCGACCTGCACGAATGGCGTAATGATGGCCACGCTGTCTCCAGCCGAGACTCAGTGAAGTTGAAATTGCGGTGAAGATGCCGTATACCCGCGGCTAGACGGAAAGACCCCGTGAACCTTTACTATAGCTTGGCACTGAACATTGACCCTACATGTGTAGGATAGGTGGGAGACTTAGAAGCAGGAACGCCAGTTCTTGTGGAGTCAACCTTGAAATACCACCCTTGTAGTGTTGATGTTCTAACTCTGGCCCCTGAATCGGGGTTGAGGACAGTGCCTGGTGGGTAGTTTGACTGGGGCGGTCTCCTCCCAAAGAGTAACGGAGGAGCACGAAGGTTGGCTAAGTACGGTCGGACATCGTACGGTTAGTGCAATGGCATAAGCCAGCTTAACTGCGAGACATACACGTCGAGCAGGTACGAAAGTAGGTCATAGTGATCCGGTGGTTCTGAATGGAAGGGCCATCGCTCAACGGATAAAAGGTACTCCGGGGATAACAGGCTGATACCGCCCAAGAGTTCATATCGACGGCGGTGTTTGGCACCTCGATGTCGGCTCATCACATCCTGGGGCTGAAGTCGGTCCCAAGGGTATGGCTGTTCGCCATTTAAAGTGGTACGCGAGCTGGGTTCAGAACGTCGTGAGACAGTTCGGTCCCTATCTGCCGTGGGCGTTGGATGATTGAAGGGAGCTGCTCCTAGTACGAGAGGACCGGAGTGGACGAACCGCTGGTGTTCGGGTTGTCATGCCAATGGCATTGCCCGGTAGCTACGTTCGGAATCGATAACCGCTGAAAGCATCTAAGCGGGAAGCGAGCCCTAAGATGAGTCATCCCTAGAGCTTTAAGCTCTCTAAAGGGCCGTAGGAGACTACTACGTTGATAGGCAAGGTGTGTAAGCGTTGTGAGGCGTTGAGCTAACTTGTACTAATGACCCGTGAGGCTTAACCATACAACCCAAAAGAGTTTCTAACTAAGTGAATACTTAGCGAAAGAATACCGCACTTGATTTAGTGTGACTCAATTTTAAATAGCTTTTCAAATTTCCAATTTTGTCTGGAAACCATAGCATTGTGGCACCACCTGATCCCATCCCGAACTCAGAAGTGAAACGCAATCGCGCCGATGGTAGTGTGGGGTCTCCCCATGTGAGAGTAGGTCATTTCCAGGCGCCTAATACGAGAAAGCCCGCTACGATGTAGCGGGCTTTTTTACGTGTGAAAATTATCACTCTTACAGTGAGGCGCAATACCAGTGTGGAGTCGGGTGAATCTTCTGCGCTTATCAAGTACAGCTTGATTCTGATCTGGTAGAAAATGGTCCTGACATTTTCGGCATTCTCCACATCCCAATTGCCTTGTCCCAAGCCTCGAGGGTAAGACTATCCGCGCTAAGAGTTCCTAATGTACGTTGCGTATAGGCTTATTTATGCTCGTTACGCTAAATACACTACTTGATACTATTGCTATTCGTCTGAGTGTTACCTACCTTATGGCATCTAACAGTTTTTCCCCAAAGGATGAATATGAAAATTGAGATGATTTGCACAGGTGAAGAGGTGCTTTCGGGACAGATCGTTGATACGAATGCTGCTTGGGTAGCAAATGCATTGATGGATCATGGTATCGAAATGCAGCAGCGTGTCACTGTTGGAGATCGACTTGATGATCTGATTAAGGTGTTTCAAGAAAGAAGTGAGCATGCGGATATCATCTTGGTTAATGGTGGTTTAGGGCCAACAACCGATGACATGTCATCTCTGGCGATGGCGTTAGCTAAAGATGAGCCGCTTATTGAGAATTCAATTTGGCGTAGTCGCTTGGAAGACTGGTTTACTCGTAATGGTCGTGAAATGCCGCCGAGCAACCTGAAGCAGGCCATGCTTCCAGCGTCTGCGGTAATGGTCGATAACCCGGTTGGAACCGCTTGCGGTTTTAGGGTAAAGCTAAATCGTGCATGGCTGTTCTTTACCCCAGGGGTACCGTTCGAGTTTAAGCAAATGGTTAACGAGCAGTTTATTCCATTCGTTAAGCGTCTTGCCGATTCTCATATCGAGGTTTCAGTACACAAGTTATTGACCATAGGTCATGGTGAGTCAGCATTAGCAAATAAGTTAGACACATTGGTTCTGCCAAATGGCATGACCTTGGGCTATCGATCGTTCATGCCCTACATAGAGATTAAGTTGTTTGCCCGTGGTGAAGAGGTCATTAAGCAGCTACCTGAAACGGTATCTCTAATTAAGCAAGTTTTGGGTGACAGTGTAGTCGCTGAGAATGTTGATTCATTGGCGACGGTTATTCATCGGCAACTACTTGCTCAAGGTGCTAGTTTGAGTCTTGCTGAATCCTGTACTGGTGGAATGATTGCAAGCAATCTTGTCGCTCTTGCTGGTAGTTCAGCTTATTTACATCAAGGCTTAGTGACTTATAGTAATGAGTCAAAAGTTAAGGTGTTGGGGGTTAACCCAGCAAAGCTTGATGATCACGGTGCGGTTTCTATTGCTGTGGTTGAAGAGATGGTAAAAGGTGCAAGAGGTATACTCGATAGTGACTACGCGCTGGCAACGAGTGGCATTGCGGGTCCAGATGGTGGCAGCGAACATAAACCAGTTGGAACCGTCGCAATAGCACTGGCAACGAAACACGGCGTGTACAGCCAAATGCTTAAATTTCCTGCGCGGTCTAGAGAGCTAGTGCGTAGCTTAAGCACTGCTGTTGCTTTGGATATGCTGAGGCGTGAGTTGTTACAGCAGCCCGTTATTGTTGACTACGGCTCTTATCATCGATTTGCAAAGTAATCATCAGTCACGGTCACTAATCTTTGAAAATGAGTTTCAGTTTACCTGGGGTGACCTCGATTCTCTTGGTCATCTCCGCGATTAACGCCTGGTTGCTCTCTTTTACATCGAGAATATAAACTGGCTGTGTTTCGAGAAAATGGGTTAAAAATTGCATCACTTGAGGTGCGATAGGGCTTATTGCTTTTTCGATATCTTTCGGTGTCGATTCGACTTTAACTAAGTTGAGTTGGCTTAGATAAACACTGTGAGTCGCTGCATCGTACCAAGGCTTAGCTTCAAACTTTACAATTAACTTTGCCTTGATTGGCATCAGTGGGTTACGGACGTCTATAGCGCTGTGAGCCGTAATTCCCATAACACCAGCTTGATCACCCAAAGTGACATCGACATTATTGAGCTTCATTTCGATCCCAAATAGCTGGTTTCCCTGCTTGGTTTCGAAATGAATCTCATTGTTTAAGTAATTGGTTAGCTCTCGCTCGGTAATGCTGTATTGACTGACGCAGCCAGTCAATAACAGCAATACACTTACCAATGTTAATTTAATTATTGGTATCAACCTGTGTTTCTCATACCGGCTGCAACACCTGCAATGGTTAGCATCAATGCTAACTGCACATTGCTTGAAGCTGTATCTTCATTTTTGCGTGTTCTAGCGAGTAGTTCGGCTTGTAAAAAGTTTAGTGGATCTATGTAGGGGTTACGAAGCTCTACAGATTCTCTATTCCAAGGTGTATGCGACATTAATATATCGGCTTGGGTTAGTGCTAACACAGCTTTAATACCTGTTGCCATACGTTCTCGTAATGCTTCGCCAAGGTGATGAAGTTCTTTCGGTACTAGGCAGGCTTCGTAGTATTTCGCTAGATTAGGCTCTGCTTTGGCATAAACCATCTCAAGCATGGATATACGCGTTTCAAAGAACGGCCATTGTTGCTCCATCTCTTGTAGCAGTGCAAGTTCTCCGCGGTCGCTTGCCGCTTGTAAAGCTTCGCCTGCCCCCAACCACGCTGGTAGCATAAGTCGATTTTGTGACCAAGCAAAGATCCACGGAATCGCTCTTAAGCTTTCTATGCCGCCATCGACTCGTCGTTTAGCCGGTCTACTGCCGAGCGGCAATTTACCTAACTCAACTTCAGGTGTCGCGGCTCGGAAGTATGCGACAAAGTCTGGTTCGTCTCTTACTATTGCACGGTACGCTTCTACCGAATCCGCGGCTAGTCGCTCCATGGCATCACGCCATTCTGGTTTTGGTTCTGGGGGCGGTAAAAGTGTTGCCTCCATGACTGCGGACGTATAAAGAGCTAAGCTTTGCACCGCCAGCTTGGGTAAACCGAACTTGAACCGGATCATCTCTCCTTGCTCTGTAACGCGTATGCGTCCATCAACTGAACCCGGTGGCTGGGATAAGATAGCTTGGTGAGCGGGTCCGCCCCCTCGGCCAATCGTGCCGCCACGACCATGGAATAGGGTGAGTTTGATATCGGCGCGCTGACATATTTGAACCAGCTGTTCCTGAGCACGATATTGCGCCCATGCAGCCGCCATGACTCCAGCGTCTTTAGCCGAGTCAGAATAGCCTATCATCACTTCTTGGCTACCTTTGCAATAGCCACGATACCAATCGATATTAAATAATGCCGACATACAACTTGAGGCATTGTTGAGATCGTCTAAGGTTTCAAACAGCGGCACGACTCGCATTGGATGTGGACACCCAGCCTCTTTTAGTAGCAATAGAACGGTTAATACGTCTGAAGGCTGACTTGCCATAGAGATAACGTATGAGCCTAATGCCTTGTCTGACTGATTGGCAATTAGCCTTACGGTATTGATAACTTCGGCAACCTCGTCGCTAGGCTGCCAATTGTTGGGGATTAATGGGCGCTTATCCGTTAGTTCTCTTAACAGAAAGGCTTGTTTTTCATGTTCATCCCAATGGTTGTAGTCGCCTAATCCAAGGTAACGAGTTAATTCAGCAATCACATCGCTATGGCGTTGGGCATCTTGCCTGATATCGAGTCTGAGCATATGAATACCAAAACAGGCGATGCGGCGAAGCATATCGAGTAGCAATCCGTTTGCGATTAGGCTCATATTTGAGTCTATCAAGCTGTTATAAAGCAGGGTTAACGGTTGCTTTAAATCATCTTCATGCCAAATAAGTTGACTAAGATCGACTTCTGGTGAATGACCTTCAAGGCGCATATTTAAGTAGTCGATTGTATCCCGTAGTTTTTGCCTTATTTCGCGTAATACATCTCTATAGGGTTCATGACTATTATTGGTGAGGGCCAATAACTCATCATTGGCTTCTTCCATCGATAGTTCGTTGACTAACAGCACGACATCTTTCAAGAATAATCGGGCAGCGGTATGACGGTTTCGGTCAAGGACTTCTTGAGTGACTTTAGCGGTGACAAAAGGGTTGCCATCACGATCGCCACCCATCCAACTAGAGAATCTCACTGGGGCAATATCGGTAGGGATCTGCTTACCAGTACGTTCTTCAACTTGTTCATTTAGCTGGCGTAGAAAATCAGGGATCGCTTGCCATAACGAGGCTTCTATTGTGCTCAGTCCCCATCTTGCTTCATCAACAGGCGTTGGGCGCTCGTGACGGATCTCATTGGTATGCCAGATTTGTGCTATCAACTGACGGAGTCGAAGGTGATGCTGTTTTCTTTCTCTCTCTGACAGCTGTGGATTTTCAAGTGCGGCTAGGCTGTCTACAACTGACGAATACTTTTGGATCAGAGTACGTCTTGAGATCTCGGTAGGGTGGGCGGTGAGCACGAGATCAATATCGAGTGTTTGCAAGCATTCGAGCATCTTATCTTGATCAACCTTGCCGTTGAGCATACGACCAAGAAGCTGTTCTACTGGATCGGGAACACAAACGAGTTCGTCACAGTTTCTGCTGATGGTATGGAATTGCTCGGCGATGTTCGCCAGATTAAGAAATTGATTAAAAGCTTTGGCGAAAGGGACGAGTTCATCATCTGGCAATGCAGCCAATAAGGTTAGCATCTGCTCTCGTGCTGCATCGTTTCCTTGGCGAGAACTCTTAGCTAAGTGTCTTATCTGTTCAATTTTTTCTAAAAAGGGCTCATCTAAATGTGTGCGAATGGTATCGCCCAATATCTGACCTAAAGTACCAACATTAGATCGTAGCGACGCGTACATATCAGCCATAAATGCTCCATACCTTCTAATTAATCAATCACAATACCCAGCCGATCGGGTTAAGGTCAATACAAGGATCGTTGTTATTGTGAACTTATGTGTTGAATGTCACTGCTGGTGATGATATTTGATTGAACTGCAAAGAAATTTTCTACATTATAGGTAAAGTACGGATTAGCCTGTAGTTCTTTCTTTGTTCGTTTTGCGTACAGTTACTTTGACTGACGACAATACCAATCGTTATATATCTTGCCATCTACCAACAAATATCGATATTCTCCTAAAAATATTTGAAATATATATTCATCTATATTGCATAAATAAATTTTCATGGTAGTCTATCAAACAGCTAGAGCAAGCGCCATTATCCAAGGCTTAACATTGAGAATCAAAATGAATATTTCATACTTAAAAACTGATTATAAGGTAACCTGTAAAAACTTCCTGCGACGATAAACTTGTCATATTGGTATTCTACCAGGGCTTAAGTTGTGCCCCTTCTTTTTTCCTTTTTTATTGTTAATTTATAGAAGTCATTGAGTATGAAAAACATAGCCATAATTGGCGCCAGTGGATACACTGGTGCGCAAATCACCTCATTAATTCAGGCCGATGCCAACCTGGCAATACAAGGCCTATATGTATCTGAAAATAGTCTAGATAAAGGTAAAGCATTAGCTGAACTCTATCCTGTTTACAGCCATCTCAATATGCCGTTACAACCTCTCTCTGAAGAGGCCAAAAATGCTATTGTTGCAGAGGCTGATGCCGTCGTTTTGGCGACCGATCACCAAGTGAGCTTACATTTGGCGGCTTGGTTTTATCAAAAGGAACTTACTG encodes the following:
- a CDS encoding CinA family nicotinamide mononucleotide deamidase-related protein, with protein sequence MKIEMICTGEEVLSGQIVDTNAAWVANALMDHGIEMQQRVTVGDRLDDLIKVFQERSEHADIILVNGGLGPTTDDMSSLAMALAKDEPLIENSIWRSRLEDWFTRNGREMPPSNLKQAMLPASAVMVDNPVGTACGFRVKLNRAWLFFTPGVPFEFKQMVNEQFIPFVKRLADSHIEVSVHKLLTIGHGESALANKLDTLVLPNGMTLGYRSFMPYIEIKLFARGEEVIKQLPETVSLIKQVLGDSVVAENVDSLATVIHRQLLAQGASLSLAESCTGGMIASNLVALAGSSAYLHQGLVTYSNESKVKVLGVNPAKLDDHGAVSIAVVEEMVKGARGILDSDYALATSGIAGPDGGSEHKPVGTVAIALATKHGVYSQMLKFPARSRELVRSLSTAVALDMLRRELLQQPVIVDYGSYHRFAK
- a CDS encoding DUF1439 domain-containing protein, which codes for MIKLTLVSVLLLLTGCVSQYSITERELTNYLNNEIHFETKQGNQLFGIEMKLNNVDVTLGDQAGVMGITAHSAIDVRNPLMPIKAKLIVKFEAKPWYDAATHSVYLSQLNLVKVESTPKDIEKAISPIAPQVMQFLTHFLETQPVYILDVKESNQALIAEMTKRIEVTPGKLKLIFKD
- the ppc gene encoding phosphoenolpyruvate carboxylase, producing the protein MADMYASLRSNVGTLGQILGDTIRTHLDEPFLEKIEQIRHLAKSSRQGNDAAREQMLTLLAALPDDELVPFAKAFNQFLNLANIAEQFHTISRNCDELVCVPDPVEQLLGRMLNGKVDQDKMLECLQTLDIDLVLTAHPTEISRRTLIQKYSSVVDSLAALENPQLSERERKQHHLRLRQLIAQIWHTNEIRHERPTPVDEARWGLSTIEASLWQAIPDFLRQLNEQVEERTGKQIPTDIAPVRFSSWMGGDRDGNPFVTAKVTQEVLDRNRHTAARLFLKDVVLLVNELSMEEANDELLALTNNSHEPYRDVLREIRQKLRDTIDYLNMRLEGHSPEVDLSQLIWHEDDLKQPLTLLYNSLIDSNMSLIANGLLLDMLRRIACFGIHMLRLDIRQDAQRHSDVIAELTRYLGLGDYNHWDEHEKQAFLLRELTDKRPLIPNNWQPSDEVAEVINTVRLIANQSDKALGSYVISMASQPSDVLTVLLLLKEAGCPHPMRVVPLFETLDDLNNASSCMSALFNIDWYRGYCKGSQEVMIGYSDSAKDAGVMAAAWAQYRAQEQLVQICQRADIKLTLFHGRGGTIGRGGGPAHQAILSQPPGSVDGRIRVTEQGEMIRFKFGLPKLAVQSLALYTSAVMEATLLPPPEPKPEWRDAMERLAADSVEAYRAIVRDEPDFVAYFRAATPEVELGKLPLGSRPAKRRVDGGIESLRAIPWIFAWSQNRLMLPAWLGAGEALQAASDRGELALLQEMEQQWPFFETRISMLEMVYAKAEPNLAKYYEACLVPKELHHLGEALRERMATGIKAVLALTQADILMSHTPWNRESVELRNPYIDPLNFLQAELLARTRKNEDTASSNVQLALMLTIAGVAAGMRNTG